The following are encoded together in the Flavobacterium haoranii genome:
- a CDS encoding PorP/SprF family type IX secretion system membrane protein, with product MKFKLYILLVFVTHFIEVKAQDPVFTQFLIVPETLNPGFTGSASSWNAGIIHRRQWPEGNRRIDTQYGFANNLVTDNLGVGITVLNQKETFTNYNYFQFNGAVSYRIDLNYNWRLRLGLEGGFGRKDFNFGNLLLEDQININDGSISGSSIDPGFLRYNNQINFVDFSFGVLVDEENAWFGAALKHLTRPDISFLENGNVPLDLFLSVHGGYYFALDNSPTMILPADTDLLVSFNYMRQSQFNRLDIGASLEMNMFSFGVIAATNPEGRSTNSHLVTSLNPFVSMRAGEFKFGYSYDINTSRFGQNQGVHELTLTWQSKYTCRDCDNYRMKLKDIRW from the coding sequence ATGAAATTTAAATTATATATATTACTAGTCTTTGTTACCCATTTTATTGAAGTTAAGGCACAAGACCCTGTATTTACACAATTTTTAATAGTTCCTGAAACATTAAATCCGGGATTTACTGGATCTGCAAGTTCATGGAATGCAGGGATAATCCATAGGAGGCAATGGCCAGAAGGTAATAGACGAATTGATACCCAATATGGATTTGCTAATAACTTAGTGACCGACAATCTAGGCGTTGGGATAACTGTCTTAAATCAAAAAGAAACTTTCACAAATTATAACTATTTTCAATTTAATGGAGCCGTTTCTTATCGAATAGATTTAAATTATAACTGGCGTCTAAGATTAGGTTTAGAAGGAGGTTTTGGACGTAAAGATTTCAACTTTGGTAATTTACTATTAGAAGATCAGATAAACATCAATGATGGTTCAATCTCAGGAAGTAGTATTGACCCAGGTTTTCTTAGATATAATAATCAAATCAATTTTGTAGATTTTTCTTTTGGAGTTTTAGTTGATGAAGAAAATGCATGGTTTGGAGCTGCCTTAAAACACTTAACTCGTCCTGACATTTCTTTTCTTGAAAATGGTAATGTGCCTTTAGATTTGTTCTTATCAGTACATGGTGGCTATTATTTTGCTTTAGATAATTCGCCAACTATGATTTTGCCTGCAGATACAGATTTATTAGTATCTTTTAATTACATGAGACAATCTCAATTTAATCGATTAGATATTGGTGCCTCTTTAGAAATGAATATGTTTTCGTTTGGAGTTATTGCAGCTACCAACCCAGAAGGAAGAAGTACAAATAGTCATCTTGTTACTTCTCTTAATCCTTTTGTCTCTATGAGAGCTGGCGAATTTAAATTTGGATATTCGTATGATATTAATACATCTAGATTTGGACAAAATCAAGGAGTTCATGAACTTACTCTAACTTGGCAATCTAAATATACTTGTAGAGATTGTGATAATTATCGAATGAAACTCAAAGATATTAGATGGTAA
- a CDS encoding PKD-like domain-containing protein — MGKFYKILLLSCFFALTSFNLYSQQINLIRFNNSASYTPGSGVSVIINPTGVFDLNNQFILELSNPGGVFTTPTVLNTLNEFYVPAINGVLPNGLAAGTYKLRVRSTNPVLSVETNSFNVINGSAIQVPKALSAITANSNFINCINCSNEFTIFGSLNRSDIATVGSTGGNGINLPQRDISICNYDNNFSYTINLVSKIDVPTPSITTTPIAHTNGIFSLPTNLGIGTYIFEIQKSNVNSTSIYSIVFLFHGNATSLGNSSSEQICVNENVTFAIDKTITGIGRNYYGSKYTIDFGDGTVNEYTHAQLLELITIDHTYTSVSCNEPNGSYLIKKDLFNKGLNNTCATYTVNGNGVSKNVNTSSPPTANFEIPEKQCINTNIFAQNTTIPGSYGTNGCLNDVLYYWYYKRPNETSFTLVPANSPWINSTFDLTIPATTVTIPGCWEIKLLAVNPDFCQIVSEMIKTIKIEATPTPTFTNTPQSPICAGTSVLFTNTSNILNIPCQEPVYSWSVTPVTGTPATSTGYQFIAPTNTSSQNANILFTQPGSYSVVLNVTNSCGTFSSTPQIIEVFGDPTVSFNPNTLTICDTAPAGYTIDFSQVGTTPTYSVAPYAPTNFTWTVSGPGVTPADYSFVGGTNANSQYPQINFTAYKTYIITVQVNGNCAGSNQASFTFTLKEMPTITNTNLTQTICTGGTTSPINLTSSMASGTIFNWVVTATNGITGFTTPGTGNTIPGATLVNPSNTSGTVTYTVTPSNNGCVGTPIDFVITVNPSPLVPAQTLSVCSGNAFTVSLSNNPPSVILPLGTTFTWTVTSPVGITGASNQTTPVSSIGQTLVNTTNAPIDVIYTITASTGSAPSICTSNFTLTVTVNPRPQIPNQTLSVCSGNAFNLSLSNNPPSIILPSGTTYTWTVTAPAGITGASNQNTPISNIGQTLLNSTSNPINVVYNITATSGSGSSVCTNNFTLTVTVNPAPSATISGNASVCQNSNSAVITFTGLNGVAPYTFTYSINGGANQTITTISGNSVTLTAPTSSLGTFDYCLLSVVDSSTSSCLNTSNSCVSVIVNPLPTVSTQPTTTQSICVGGTIAPLTVAYTGGVGTPTYQWYSNTTNSNTGGTLIAGATNASYTPAAFTAAGTYYFYATITLSGNGCGSTTSDTAEVIVVADPIVDTQALATQTLCQNSTPTDLTITVSGGIGTFAYQWYSNTTNSTTGGTLIPGATNATFTPPTATVGTQYYYCVVTQSGVGCNVTSAVSTVIIVPAPAITTQPASSSVCENGTPTLLTVAYTNGTGTPTYQWFSNTTNSTIGGTAIAGATTASYNPPATTVGTLYYYCEITFSSGGCTSVLSNTAEVVINPLPTVSTQPTTTQSICVGGTIAPLTVAYTGGVGTPTYQWYSNTTNSNTGGTLIAGATNASYTPAAFTTAGTYYFYATITLSGNGCGSTTSDTAEVIVVADPIVDTQALATQTLCQNSTPTDLTITVSGGIGTFAYQWYSNTTNSTTGGTLIPGATNATFTPPTATVGTQYYYCVVTQSGVGCNVTSAVSTVIIVPAPAITTQPASSSVCENGTPTLLTVAYTNGTGTPTYQWFSNTTNSTIGGTAIAGATTASYNPPATTVGTLYYYCEITFSSGGCTSVLSNTAEVVINPLPTISTQPTTTQSICVGGTIAPLTVAYTGGVGTPTYQWYSNTTNSNTGGTLITGATNASYTPAAFTAAGTYYFYATITLSGNGCGSATSDTAEVIVVADPIVDTQALATQTLCQNSTPTDLTINVSGGIGTFAYQWYSNTTNSTTGGTLIPGATNATFTPPTATVGTQYYYCVVTQSGVGCNITSAVSTVIIVPAPAITTQPASSSVCENGTPTLLTVAYTNGTGTPTYQWFSNTTNSTIGGTAIAGATTASYNPPATTVGTLYYYCEITFSSGGCTSVLSNTAEVVINPLPTISTQPTTTQSICVGGTIAPLTVAYTGGVGTPTYQWYSNTTNSNTGGTLITGATNASYTPAAFTAAGTYYFYATITLSGNGCGSATSDTAEVIVVADPIVDTQALATQTLCQNSTPTDLTINVSGGIGTFAYQWYSNTTNSTTGGTLIPGATNATFTPPTATVGTQYYYCVVTQSGVGCNVTSAVSTVIIVPAPAITTQPASSSVCENGTPTLLTVAYTNGTGTPTYQWFSNTTNSTIGGTAIAGATTASYNPPASTVGTLYYYCEITFSSGGCTSVLSNTAEVVINPLPTVSTQPTTTQSICVGGTIAPLTVAYTGGVGTPTYQWYSNTTNSNTGGTLIAGATNASYTPAAFTTAGTYYFYATITLSGNGCGSTTSDTAEVIVVADPIVDTQALATQTLCQNSTPTDLTITVSGGIGTFAYQWYSNTTNSTTGGTLIPGATNATFTPPTATVGTQYYYCVVTQSGVGCNVTSAVSTVIIVPAPAITTQPASSSVCENGTPTLLTVAYTNGTGTPTYQWFSNTTNSTIGGTAIAGATTASYNPPATTVGTLYYYCEITFSSGGCTSVLSNTAEVVINQIPVVNSVSAIICSGEQYIFNSTNSNDVLPVGLQYSWNLVSMTPSGTVTGSVNNGTLQNQFIQQLVNNSNAISTLVYEVTPIAGICTGNTYTITIEVYPRPDVTFDLPNQTICNETNTSLVTLNSTLPGNITYEWNATIPSGITGAISSGTNIIPVQTLVNSTNAPLTITYNATATFNNNGSSCEGNVFTYSITVNPTFSSSGVLSNYNGYNVSVFGANDGAIDLTTIGGSGTYTYSWTGPNGYTSTNEDISGLLAGTYTVTINDGYCAPIILTFILTQPPELLIQQDLSLTINLICFGDNNGAVGVLITQESVPPYDYELYDSNGNLVTSIINSTNLNPQFTGLVAGVYSLTVIDANGGGKTVTGLTVTQPDDIIITATTTPITCYGANNASITLTVTGGTGPYQAQWDNLATGFYQNNLAAGNYSILVTDSNGCTKTIVVNIPEAPIFTINPVVVNISCYGANDGSINLNLVGGIQPISLTWSDGSTAGLVRNNLAPGTYTVTIVDSKPCTIVRTFIIVEPQPLVLSANIQNALDCNNANSGSINLLVSGGTPPFTYSWSNGATTEDLNTISSGNYAVLVTDSRGCTKSAQYSVNRPQPLTLNVETDTNVNCETRDISQIFEAQVSGGVPPIQLSWSSGTVSGANNEFMTTDQDGLVILTATDALGCTTTYSLNVDIPVIGNASFDQNSYGYTAYGIYSILDPIQFTNTATGDYVSILWNFGDGTFSNEENPIHTYVLEGNYVVTQTVTYPFGCVYVHTISLLVEKGYLLVVPTAFTPNNDALNDTYRPVTKGLKMFVWMFMTHGVL, encoded by the coding sequence ATGGGAAAATTTTACAAGATTTTACTTTTAAGTTGCTTTTTTGCTTTAACTAGCTTTAATCTTTATTCACAACAAATTAATCTTATTCGTTTTAACAACTCGGCAAGCTACACTCCTGGCTCAGGAGTTTCTGTAATTATTAACCCTACTGGTGTATTTGATTTGAATAACCAGTTTATTTTAGAATTGTCTAATCCTGGAGGAGTATTTACTACACCAACGGTCTTAAACACTTTAAATGAGTTTTATGTACCAGCTATAAATGGAGTATTACCTAATGGCTTAGCTGCAGGAACTTACAAATTAAGAGTTCGATCGACAAATCCTGTTTTGAGTGTTGAGACTAATAGTTTTAATGTAATTAATGGAAGTGCAATTCAAGTTCCAAAAGCTTTATCTGCAATAACTGCAAACAGTAATTTTATTAATTGTATAAATTGTAGTAATGAGTTTACTATATTCGGTAGTTTAAACAGAAGTGATATTGCAACAGTTGGAAGTACTGGTGGTAACGGTATTAATCTCCCACAAAGAGACATATCAATTTGCAATTATGATAATAATTTTAGTTATACAATAAATCTTGTAAGTAAAATTGATGTACCAACTCCCTCAATTACAACAACTCCAATAGCTCATACAAATGGTATATTCAGTTTACCAACTAACTTAGGAATTGGTACTTATATTTTTGAAATCCAAAAAAGCAATGTTAATTCAACATCTATTTACTCAATTGTATTTTTATTTCACGGAAATGCAACAAGTTTAGGGAACTCTTCAAGTGAACAAATATGTGTAAATGAAAATGTAACATTTGCAATTGACAAAACAATTACTGGAATTGGAAGAAATTATTATGGCTCAAAATACACTATTGATTTTGGTGATGGTACTGTCAATGAATACACTCATGCTCAATTACTCGAATTAATAACTATTGACCATACTTATACATCAGTCTCTTGTAATGAACCAAATGGTTCATATCTAATAAAAAAGGATTTATTTAATAAAGGTTTAAATAATACTTGCGCAACTTATACTGTCAATGGTAATGGAGTTTCAAAAAATGTAAATACAAGTAGTCCTCCTACAGCAAATTTTGAAATTCCTGAAAAACAATGTATCAATACAAACATTTTTGCTCAAAACACAACTATTCCAGGATCTTATGGTACAAATGGTTGTCTAAATGATGTTTTATATTATTGGTATTACAAAAGACCAAATGAGACTTCCTTTACATTAGTTCCTGCAAATAGCCCTTGGATAAATTCAACTTTTGATCTAACAATTCCAGCTACAACAGTAACAATCCCAGGTTGTTGGGAAATAAAACTTTTAGCAGTTAATCCAGATTTTTGTCAGATAGTTTCTGAAATGATCAAAACTATAAAAATTGAAGCTACCCCTACTCCTACATTCACCAATACACCACAATCTCCAATTTGTGCAGGTACTTCAGTTTTATTTACCAATACGTCTAATATTTTAAATATCCCTTGTCAGGAACCAGTTTATTCATGGTCGGTTACACCTGTTACTGGAACACCTGCCACTAGTACCGGTTATCAATTTATTGCTCCTACTAATACATCTTCGCAAAACGCCAACATATTATTTACACAACCAGGATCGTATTCAGTTGTTTTAAATGTTACCAACTCTTGTGGGACTTTTTCTTCAACTCCACAAATTATTGAAGTTTTTGGAGATCCTACTGTAAGCTTTAATCCTAATACATTAACTATTTGTGATACTGCTCCTGCTGGTTACACAATAGATTTTAGTCAAGTAGGTACTACTCCTACTTATAGTGTGGCACCATATGCTCCAACAAATTTTACATGGACAGTATCTGGTCCTGGTGTAACACCTGCTGATTATTCTTTTGTTGGTGGAACAAATGCAAATAGCCAATATCCTCAAATTAATTTTACAGCTTATAAAACGTATATTATAACTGTGCAAGTAAATGGAAATTGTGCAGGTTCTAATCAAGCTTCTTTTACATTCACATTAAAAGAAATGCCTACTATTACGAATACAAACTTGACTCAAACGATTTGTACAGGGGGAACTACTTCTCCTATAAATCTTACTTCAAGTATGGCTTCTGGAACTATTTTTAATTGGGTAGTAACCGCTACAAATGGAATAACTGGTTTTACAACTCCGGGTACAGGAAACACAATACCTGGCGCTACTTTGGTAAATCCTAGTAACACTTCTGGTACGGTAACTTATACTGTTACTCCATCTAATAATGGATGTGTTGGAACTCCTATAGATTTTGTGATAACTGTAAATCCATCTCCACTGGTTCCAGCACAAACTTTATCAGTATGTTCAGGCAATGCTTTTACAGTTTCTTTAAGCAATAATCCTCCTAGCGTAATTTTACCTTTGGGTACTACTTTTACATGGACAGTTACAAGTCCTGTTGGGATTACAGGCGCTTCTAATCAAACTACACCTGTTAGTTCTATTGGGCAAACATTGGTTAATACAACAAATGCTCCAATCGATGTAATCTACACAATTACTGCAAGTACTGGTTCTGCACCTTCTATTTGCACTAGCAACTTTACATTGACCGTAACAGTTAATCCTAGGCCTCAAATACCTAATCAAACATTATCTGTTTGTTCTGGAAATGCTTTTAACCTTTCCTTAAGTAATAATCCACCAAGTATAATTCTACCATCAGGAACTACTTACACTTGGACAGTAACAGCACCTGCAGGAATAACAGGTGCTTCTAATCAAAACACCCCTATAAGTAATATAGGCCAGACACTTCTCAATTCAACTAGTAATCCAATAAATGTAGTTTATAATATCACAGCAACTTCTGGATCAGGTAGCAGCGTATGTACCAATAATTTTACCTTGACTGTAACAGTAAATCCAGCTCCAAGCGCAACAATTTCAGGAAATGCGAGTGTTTGCCAAAATTCTAATTCAGCTGTTATTACATTTACAGGTCTTAATGGAGTTGCTCCTTATACTTTTACTTATAGTATTAATGGAGGTGCTAACCAAACCATAACCACTATTTCTGGAAATTCTGTTACTTTAACCGCACCTACCTCTTCATTAGGTACATTTGATTATTGTTTACTAAGTGTTGTCGATTCTAGTACTTCATCATGTTTGAATACAAGTAACTCATGTGTTTCTGTAATTGTCAATCCATTACCTACGGTATCTACTCAACCAACAACAACACAATCTATTTGTGTGGGCGGAACTATTGCTCCATTAACAGTAGCATATACAGGTGGTGTGGGAACTCCAACCTACCAATGGTATAGTAATACTACTAATAGTAACACTGGTGGTACTCTTATTGCTGGTGCTACTAACGCAAGTTATACTCCTGCTGCATTTACTGCTGCTGGAACCTATTATTTCTATGCAACTATTACCCTTAGTGGGAATGGCTGTGGTAGCACTACTTCGGATACCGCTGAAGTTATTGTGGTTGCTGACCCTATTGTAGATACACAAGCTTTAGCTACTCAAACACTATGTCAAAATAGTACTCCAACCGATTTAACGATTACTGTGTCTGGTGGTATTGGAACTTTTGCTTACCAATGGTACAGCAACACTACTAATAGTACTACTGGAGGTACACTTATTCCAGGTGCTACAAACGCAACATTTACTCCTCCTACTGCAACCGTAGGTACTCAATACTATTACTGTGTGGTTACTCAAAGTGGTGTAGGTTGTAATGTTACTAGTGCCGTGAGCACTGTAATTATTGTACCTGCTCCAGCTATTACTACACAGCCTGCTTCTAGTTCGGTTTGTGAAAATGGAACTCCTACTCTTCTAACGGTAGCTTACACTAACGGAACCGGAACACCAACATATCAATGGTTTAGCAATACTACTAATAGTACAATTGGTGGAACTGCAATTGCTGGTGCTACTACCGCTTCTTATAATCCTCCTGCTACTACAGTGGGTACTTTATACTACTATTGTGAGATTACTTTTTCTTCTGGTGGTTGTACTAGTGTACTTTCTAATACAGCGGAAGTAGTGATTAATCCTTTACCAACAGTATCTACTCAACCGACAACAACACAATCTATTTGTGTGGGCGGAACTATTGCTCCATTAACAGTAGCATATACAGGTGGTGTGGGAACTCCAACCTACCAATGGTATAGTAATACTACTAATAGTAACACTGGTGGTACTCTTATTGCTGGTGCTACTAACGCAAGTTATACTCCTGCTGCATTTACTACTGCTGGAACCTATTATTTCTATGCAACTATAACCCTTAGTGGTAATGGTTGTGGTAGCACTACTTCGGATACCGCTGAAGTTATTGTGGTTGCTGACCCTATTGTAGATACACAAGCTTTAGCTACTCAAACACTTTGTCAAAATAGTACTCCAACTGATTTAACGATTACTGTGTCTGGTGGTATTGGAACTTTTGCTTATCAATGGTACAGCAACACTACTAATAGTACTACTGGAGGTACACTTATTCCAGGTGCTACAAACGCAACATTTACTCCTCCTACTGCAACCGTAGGTACTCAATACTATTACTGTGTGGTTACTCAAAGTGGTGTAGGTTGTAATGTTACTAGTGCCGTTAGCACTGTAATTATTGTACCTGCTCCAGCTATTACTACACAGCCTGCTTCTAGTTCGGTTTGTGAAAATGGAACTCCTACTCTTCTAACGGTAGCTTACACTAACGGAACCGGAACACCAACATATCAATGGTTTAGCAATACTACCAATAGTACAATTGGTGGAACTGCAATTGCTGGTGCTACTACCGCTTCTTATAATCCTCCTGCTACTACAGTGGGTACTTTATACTACTATTGTGAGATTACTTTCTCTTCTGGTGGGTGTACTAGTGTACTTTCTAATACAGCCGAAGTTGTGATTAATCCTTTACCAACAATATCTACTCAACCTACAACTACACAATCTATTTGTGTGGGTGGAACTATTGCTCCATTAACAGTAGCATATACAGGTGGTGTGGGAACTCCAACCTACCAATGGTATAGTAATACTACTAATAGTAACACTGGTGGTACTCTAATTACTGGTGCTACTAACGCAAGTTATACTCCTGCTGCATTTACTGCTGCTGGAACCTATTATTTCTATGCAACTATTACCCTTAGTGGGAATGGCTGTGGTAGCGCAACTTCGGATACCGCTGAAGTTATTGTGGTTGCTGACCCTATTGTAGATACACAAGCTTTAGCTACTCAAACACTTTGTCAAAATAGTACTCCAACTGATTTAACTATTAATGTGTCTGGTGGTATTGGAACTTTTGCTTACCAATGGTACAGCAACACTACTAATAGTACTACTGGAGGTACACTTATTCCAGGTGCTACTAACGCAACATTTACTCCTCCTACTGCAACCGTAGGTACTCAATACTATTACTGTGTGGTTACTCAAAGTGGTGTAGGTTGTAATATTACTAGTGCCGTGAGCACAGTAATTATTGTACCTGCTCCAGCTATTACTACACAGCCAGCTTCTAGTTCGGTTTGTGAAAATGGAACTCCTACTCTTCTAACGGTAGCTTACACTAACGGAACCGGAACACCAACATATCAATGGTTTAGCAATACTACCAATAGTACAATTGGTGGAACTGCAATTGCTGGTGCTACTACCGCTTCTTATAACCCTCCTGCTACTACAGTGGGTACTTTATACTACTATTGTGAGATTACTTTCTCTTCTGGTGGTTGTACTAGTGTACTTTCTAATACAGCGGAAGTTGTGATTAATCCTTTACCAACAATATCTACTCAACCGACAACAACACAATCTATTTGTGTGGGTGGAACTATTGCTCCATTAACAGTAGCATATACAGGTGGTGTGGGAACTCCAACCTACCAATGGTATAGTAATACTACTAATAGTAACACTGGTGGTACTCTAATTACTGGTGCTACTAACGCAAGTTATACTCCTGCTGCATTTACTGCTGCTGGAACCTATTATTTCTATGCAACTATTACCCTTAGTGGGAATGGCTGTGGTAGCGCAACTTCGGATACCGCTGAAGTTATTGTGGTTGCTGACCCTATTGTAGATACACAAGCTTTAGCTACTCAAACACTATGTCAAAATAGTACTCCAACTGATTTAACTATTAATGTGTCTGGTGGTATTGGAACTTTTGCTTACCAATGGTACAGCAACACTACTAATAGTACTACTGGAGGTACACTTATTCCAGGTGCTACTAACGCAACATTTACTCCTCCTACTGCAACTGTAGGTACTCAATACTATTACTGCGTTGTTACTCAAAGTGGTGTAGGTTGTAATGTTACTAGTGCCGTGAGCACTGTAATTATTGTACCTGCTCCAGCTATTACTACACAGCCTGCTTCTAGTTCGGTTTGTGAAAATGGAACTCCTACTCTTCTAACGGTAGCTTACACTAACGGAACCGGAACACCAACATATCAATGGTTTAGCAATACTACTAATAGTACAATTGGTGGAACTGCAATTGCTGGTGCTACTACCGCTTCTTATAATCCTCCTGCTTCAACAGTGGGTACTTTATACTACTATTGTGAGATTACTTTCTCTTCTGGTGGTTGTACTAGCGTACTTTCTAATACAGCGGAAGTAGTGATTAATCCTTTACCAACAGTATCTACTCAACCGACAACAACACAATCTATTTGTGTGGGCGGAACTATTGCTCCATTAACAGTAGCATATACAGGTGGTGTGGGAACTCCAACCTACCAATGGTATAGTAATACTACTAATAGTAACACTGGTGGTACTCTTATTGCTGGTGCTACTAACGCAAGTTATACTCCTGCTGCATTTACTACTGCTGGAACCTATTATTTCTATGCAACTATTACCCTTAGTGGGAATGGCTGTGGTAGCACTACTTCGGATACCGCTGAAGTTATTGTGGTTGCTGACCCTATTGTAGATACACAAGCTTTAGCTACTCAAACACTATGTCAAAATAGTACTCCAACCGATTTAACGATTACTGTGTCTGGTGGTATTGGAACTTTTGCTTACCAATGGTACAGCAACACTACTAATAGTACTACTGGAGGTACACTTATTCCAGGTGCTACAAACGCAACATTTACTCCTCCTACTGCAACCGTAGGTACTCAATACTATTACTGTGTGGTTACTCAAAGTGGTGTAGGTTGTAATGTTACTAGTGCCGTTAGCACTGTAATTATTGTACCTGCTCCAGCTATTACTACACAGCCTGCTTCTAGTTCGGTTTGTGAAAATGGAACTCCTACTCTTCTAACGGTAGCTTACACTAACGGAACCGGAACACCAACATATCAATGGTTTAGCAATACTACCAATAGTACAATTGGTGGAACTGCAATTGCTGGTGCTACTACCGCTTCTTATAATCCTCCTGCTACTACAGTGGGTACTTTATACTACTATTGTGAGATTACTTTCTCTTCTGGTGGGTGTACTAGTGTACTTTCTAATACAGCCGAAGTGGTGATTAATCAGATTCCTGTTGTAAATAGCGTTTCTGCTATAATTTGTAGTGGAGAACAATACATTTTTAATTCAACAAATTCAAATGATGTATTACCTGTTGGTTTACAATATAGTTGGAATTTAGTTTCAATGACACCTTCTGGAACAGTAACAGGATCGGTAAATAATGGAACATTACAAAATCAATTTATTCAACAATTAGTGAATAATTCTAATGCTATTTCAACCTTAGTATATGAAGTTACACCTATTGCAGGTATTTGTACGGGTAACACATACACAATTACAATTGAAGTTTACCCTAGACCTGATGTTACTTTTGACCTTCCAAATCAAACCATTTGTAATGAAACCAACACATCATTAGTTACTCTAAATTCAACCCTTCCAGGAAATATTACTTATGAATGGAATGCTACAATTCCATCAGGAATTACTGGTGCTATTAGTAGTGGAACCAACATAATACCTGTTCAAACTTTGGTAAATAGTACGAATGCACCATTAACAATTACTTACAATGCAACCGCTACTTTTAACAATAACGGTTCTTCTTGTGAAGGTAACGTGTTTACGTACAGTATAACCGTAAACCCTACGTTTTCTTCTTCTGGAGTGTTATCAAATTATAATGGATATAATGTAAGTGTTTTTGGTGCAAACGATGGGGCAATTGACCTTACGACAATAGGAGGTTCAGGAACTTACACTTATAGTTGGACTGGACCAAATGGATACACTTCAACTAATGAGGATATATCAGGATTATTAGCTGGGACCTATACTGTGACCATAAATGATGGTTACTGTGCGCCAATAATTTTAACTTTTATATTAACCCAACCTCCTGAATTACTTATTCAGCAAGATTTAAGCCTTACGATAAACCTGATTTGTTTTGGAGACAATAATGGTGCTGTAGGAGTATTAATCACTCAAGAATCGGTTCCTCCTTATGATTATGAATTATATGATAGTAATGGCAACCTAGTCACATCAATTATAAATTCTACGAACTTAAACCCTCAATTTACAGGATTAGTCGCTGGAGTATATTCACTAACAGTTATAGATGCTAATGGAGGAGGAAAAACAGTAACAGGACTTACTGTTACCCAACCAGATGATATTATAATTACAGCAACCACAACACCGATTACTTGTTATGGCGCTAACAATGCTTCAATTACATTAACTGTAACTGGAGGAACAGGTCCATATCAAGCGCAATGGGATAATTTAGCTACTGGGTTTTATCAAAATAATTTAGCTGCTGGTAATTATTCAATTTTAGTGACTGATAGTAATGGTTGTACTAAAACAATTGTAGTAAATATTCCTGAAGCACCAATATTTACAATCAATCCGGTAGTCGTTAATATTTCTTGTTATGGTGCTAACGATGGAAGCATTAATCTAAACTTAGTTGGTGGAATACAACCAATCTCTTTAACTTGGAGTGATGGAAGTACTGCAGGTTTAGTTAGAAATAATTTGGCACCTGGGACATACACTGTTACTATAGTTGATTCAAAACCATGTACCATTGTTAGAACTTTCATCATTGTTGAACCACAACCACTTGTTTTAAGTGCAAATATTCAAAATGCTTTAGATTGTAATAATGCGAATAGTGGTTCTATTAATCTATTAGTATCTGGAGGTACTCCTCCATTTACTTATAGTTGGTCAAATGGAGCAACTACTGAAGATTTAAATACTATTTCATCAGGAAATTATGCTGTTTTAGTGACTGATTCAAGAGGATGTACAAAATCAGCACAATATAGTGTAAACCGACCACAACCATTAACATTGAATGTAGAAACTGATACTAATGTTAATTGCGAAACAAGAGACATCAGTCAGATTTTTGAAGCACAAGTTTCTGGAGGTGTACCGCCAATACAATTAAGTTGGTCGAGCGGAACTGTTAGTGGCGCTAACAATGAATTTATGACCACTGATCAGGATGGTTTAGTGATTTTAACAGCTACAGATGCCTTAGGTTGTACCACTACTTACAGCTTAAACGTTGATATACCTGTTATAGGAAATGCATCTTTCGATCAAAATTCTTATGGATACACTGCCTATGGAATATATTCAATTTTAGATCCTATACAGTTTACAAATACGGCTACTGGTGATTATGTGAGTATATTATGGAACTTTGGTGATGGAACATTTTCAAACGAAGAAAATCCAATTCATACTTATGTACTGGAAGGAAACTATGTAGTAACTCAAACTGTTACTTATCCTTTTGGTTGTGTGTATGTTCATACAATAAGCTTACTAGTTGAAAAAGGATATTTACTTGTAGTTCCAACTGCATTTACACCAAATAATGACGCACTAAACGACACTTATAGACCTGTTACAAAAGGTTTAAAAATGTTCGTATGGATGTTTATGACACATGGGGTTCTTTAA